From Arachis hypogaea cultivar Tifrunner chromosome 3, arahy.Tifrunner.gnm2.J5K5, whole genome shotgun sequence:
AAAACAGGAGGGGCAAAAAAAGCTCAGATGAGGAGTGTGGAACCAGATGCAACTATAACTTTGGTGCTTGTGCATTCGAGAAGAGAAATCAGGTAACAAATGCTTACATGAGAATGTCAAAAAGCATTGCACTCTCCAACACATACATTCGTTCAGAATTAAAATTTTGTGCCTTAATAACTTGGCTTATATCTGTTCTTTACTTATTCTTGATTCAATTTTGATTGTGGAGGCTTAGATGCAGAAGCCACTACTTTGAATTACGTaccactttaattatttttttttcttggtgtATGAAATTAGCAATGACCAATGTGAACGTCTACATATTCCATTGTCTAAGTAGAAGTCAAATGTTTATGGTTACTTGTTCATGGCAATGTAGTAGTGTCTTTGTTCGGGCCACCTTAACAAATAACAATTATCTTCCCAAAACTAGATTGACCTGATCTTAACACATGCCAGCCGCGTGAAAAATATGTGGACCAACACAAGTAATGATATTCTATATCTTTAATTTGGACTTCATAATCGACTTAATAGTGCCTTTGTTCAAgtcaattatattattattctattttctttcaacaTCAAAATTCAGTTATCAGTCAGTAACTGTTGTATGTAgaaattgtataatttttttcattatactACCGCAAATAAGTTTATTTATTCGTTTATTTTATAGATTTTGATTATTCTATTATAATATATTTGGTTATTATAATGGTTAattatttagtttaaaaaaatgtaTGAATTAATACATAGTGCATTCCTGCAAAAGCATATCACTCGTGTGAATAGTTGAATTCAAAATATTTGAGTAACGTGTTGAAAGTTCTAATCTGACTAATCAAAATAATGAAATGGTAATAGAGATTAGAGAAGTTATAATTTGAGGCTTTGAGCCTTGTGTATATGTCAATCCACAACCCCGCGTGACATTGCTTCTACCATACCAAACCTTCACCAATATTATATATACCAGATTTATTTTCCAGTAGTTGTTAATTCTCAGCCAACATAACCTTTAACTATTCTTCCCTCCAATTTCATCACCATGGCACTCTCCAGTTCCGCCGTAATCCACAACCACATGAACATGAAACGGTTCAACATGGTTCGAGTTCATCAAGAATTGACTCTTGAAATTCCAAAATCAAAGAGGCCAATCAGGGCGACGCATTTGGCGGAATCCATTTGCAATGTCCTTCATCATCCTCCTTCACGCAGCATAGACTTGCTAAGGTACCATGAAGAGAAACTTTCAACGCCAACCATGTCTCCAAGAGAAGACATCTCACAAAAATGGCGCCAAATCCACGGTTGCTCAAACTGGGAGAACATTCTAGATCCTCTTCATCCCTGCCTACGCAGAGAAATTCTCAAGTACGGAGAATTCGCACAAGCCACCTACGACGCCTTTGATTATGACTCTCTCTCCCAGTACTGTGGCAGTTGCCGTTACAACCGTAACAAACTCTTTCAGAAATTGGGTCTTTCTAGAAACGGTTACGCCGTTACTAAGTACATATATGCCATGTCACACATCGATCTGCCACGCTGGCTTGAGAGGTCTCTCGTGGCTGACACGTGGAGCAGAGACTCCAATTGGATTGGTTACGTGGCTGTAAGCGACGACCAAGAGACACGTAGGATTGGAAGGCGGGACATCGTGGTTGCGTGGCGTGGCACGGTGGCGCCATGCGAGTGGTACGAGGATTTTCAGAGGAAATTGGATCCAATTGGGAAAAAAGGCGCCAAAGTGGAGCATGGCTTTTTAAGCATTTACACTTCCAAGAGTGACACAACAAGGTATAATAAATCAAGTGCGTCTGATCAGGTGATGAAGGAGATTACAAAATTGGTGAAATTCTATGAACAAAAAGGTGAGGAAGTTAGTGTCACAATCACTGGGCATAGCCTGGGTGGTGCATTGGCATTGCTGAATGCATATGAAGCAGCATATAAAGTCCCAAATAATGTTCCAATTAGTGTAATATCTTTTGGGGCACCAAGAGTTGGAAACATTACATTCAAACAAGAGTTGGAAGAAATGGGAGTGAAGACACTGCGTGTTGTGGTGAAGCAAGATTGGGTGCATAGAATGCCAGGGCTTGTTTTCAATGAGGCCTtcaaggtgtttgatgaaataacAAGTTTGGAATGGGTTTACACACACGTTGGTGCTGAGTTGAAACTTGATGTTGGTTCATCTCCTTATCTCAAAGGTGGAGGGATGAACTTGTCAGGGTTTCATAGCTTGGAGACATACCTTCACCTTGTTGATGGCTACTTGAGCAGTGAGACACCGTTTAGGAATGAAGCTAAAAGGGATGTTGCTTTGGTTAATAAGTATTGTGACATGCTTGTTGATGAGCTTAGGATTCCACAATCTTGGTACCAATTAGCTAACAAAGGTTTGGTCTGTAATGATCATGGAAGATGGGTCAAACCCAAAAGAGACCCTGATGATATTCCTTCACATCATGATGACCTTCTTGTTCCAGATGGAACTCAAACATATATGATGACTTTGGTGTCCTCTTAGAACATAATGAAATCAGTATTTATAGGAAACATAATTACATTATTAAAACTGTTTCAGTGAAGGTGCATGGACTCAAAAACAAACTCAATTTTAAGACATAAGTAATCTGGAATTCTTAAATTATCATCGCGAATGACATCTTtgattaaaacttaaaaaatctaAATGCATGTTCCGTCTTTTAAGAaatcatttttgaaaatatatactTCGACTCTAGTTATTTTCCATTCTTTGTCATATGACCTTGAGATGATCAAGGTTTTATTTCAGGAAATACTCCAACTCTCTAActgattaattataatattaccATATGATTTTTTTACCGAAGATAGGGAAACTCGAACTTACAACCTCTTAGGTGAATATgggaagactatgtcatttgagataCAGCTCATTGGCactatatgtttttttttataatgtatATATCCCTGAatgtattaataaaatataaactattttgaaatttaaaacaatcCATGTCTACTTTGAATTTtgtaatagaatttaattttgatgggcTGATAAAATAGTTTTACATGTGTATAAcgtcatattaataaaaataactaccttTCATATTAATCGcgtgaatggtcatccaaaaTAACAAATGTAATTACAGTTATAcaattgtgtaaaatattttatattattaatgcatcaaaattaaacttttttataatatttagatTTCAACTTATGATTTATGAACTATATATGAATATTTGCTCCTAGATAATTTATTGTCATTGGTCTGTTCTTATTTAAAATGCCTTACTAATAGATACATGAATTTGCTCATTTTACAAACATGATTAGATACTGGATAAAGTTCttgttaaaaaagaaaagaaaaaactgcATAAAGTTACATACTCTTAATATACAAAGACATTATTATATTCTCCTGAAGCATAATTAATGCATGATTTAGGAAGAAAATCTCTATAAGTGATTTGAAGTCAATATCTTTGGTAGAttacttgaaattttgtgcccgcACAATTAAGTGCATTTTCTAACTAAATTATATAGTCATGATTGAAAATTTAGTAAGaacttttagatattttttttccgaattaaataatttaacatatttttatatcCTTTTACAATACTTCTTTAGTTCATTCGTTGAtaagatcaaattaaagatatACAGTCAGCTTCTACTAGCAAATATTAATGGAATATTTGTTCTAAGGTTTATAAAGTTACTTTGgaaataattatttgaaaataatttactcCCATCTTCATTGCAAGTTATATTTAGAAATATTTGTGGGTAATTAAATGTTTTTAGAAAAGTCAGTTTTACATGGTAGGagctaagaataaaataattcccAACAAAAAGGAatttaaaatactataatagTCTTAAAATATAATACAATTAGGCTTAGTTTGATAAAACTTTTTAAAGAGAtgtttgtgctttttaaaagcataaGCATTTCGTTTTGCGTTTGATAAATCAAAAAGCTCATGTATTTGTACTTATAGCTTTTAAAAGTTAAGAGTGTTTTTAAAAGCatctaagaaaaaaattttaaagttgacttgtacttattaaaatttaaaaatctaatataatctcgtacattaattaatattcaaatttaattcttacattaatatctattataatatttttaaattttaaaaataattttaccaaATGCACTTGTCTTATacttattaaaagttatttttaatttaatttaccaaaatgctataacttttaaaaaattagcttttaaaaactacttttaaaaagtacaaattttaccaaactaaactttaatatattaaacatattttaagAATTATCACATAGATTCCTGATATTACAGTGTATAACCAATATAAACATTCAAAATAAACTACTAAACATTCAAAATAAACTACCAATCTCTTATAGGAATGATGACTACAATAAtgatatgttcatgtaaaaatgaTATTATGAACTATATAATTTGACATATTTAACTAAATATGTTTGACTGAACTATCTAACAGTTCACAACATCATCTTTACGTGAAGATGTCATCATTGAAGTGACCACCTATAAGAATACATATTTGATGCCttatttttatgttcatgaaaCATTTTTGTACACATACCACAGAACAAACTGATTTTAAATATCAAACAAACAAATTTTATAGAATACTTAGAGGAAGAAACACCTTTTTCAGGTATATTACATTTGCAGGAGTCATATTGGCAAGAATATAATTTCAGACCCTTAGAGATTAACCACTGGTAAAAATTAAAGAATGGTATTAATTTCGTTGGTCCCTTCCTCCCCTCTCGCCTCTCTTAAGATTACAAGCCTGGACctataaaaagaataaataaataaacaaataaaccgACTACAAGCAATATGCACAAAACTGAGAAGTTCTAGAGAAAGGCAAGTCAGTAAATTGTGGTGTAATAAGGCCAATAGTGCTTCTATTGATGGCAGAAAAGCACAACCAAATGTCAATTGTACAAAATATTTACATCGGGTTTTGAATTACTGAAGCAAGTAACTTGAGCCTGTAATCCAGCTTCTCACTTTCTTGTATTTGGTGGTCTCTTGCAAACAGAAGGATCATTGCTTGTCTCAGCCCTCCTTTTCTAAAAATGCCAACAGTCACAAAAATAGATTTTAGTGTGACAAATTGCATTCTTACTTCAAGATGCAAAATTCACAATCGCATATGTATTAGGGTAAGAATTAAAACACATAACATTATATAACAAGGGAAGAAGGAACGGGACAAAACCTTGTCTTGTTGATTCTTTAATTGCAAGGAATGAGAATCATGGCGCCTAATTACATTGTTTTCTATACAACTTCCATCCTTTACCTCATGTACTTTATGCTTACTATGTTTTTCATCCTTCCTATCAACAGTTTTGTCCTCAATTTTCTCCATCTTGTTGCCTTTTGATTGTTTCTCTGACTTTGGCTTTGCGGTCCTTAGCCCCTTTTGCGACTGTTATAAGATACCAGAATGACACAGAGAGCAATCAAACAAGCCAATTCAAAATATTCAATTCCCTTCGACATGATGAGAAAGCAAAGAGCAAGACTCTTACAGTAGAAAGGTGCATGGGACCCATTTCCCTCATGTGGAAAGCTTCATTTAGCACATCCAACTCAAAAGGATGTAAGGAAGCTTTTCTCTCACTTGTGTTGGTGTTCTTACAGAACTGATGCAGTCCCATTCCTTCTCCCTTCCTAATTTTTTTGTCACCGACCACATTGTGAAGATAGTGTGTGTCCGAAATTGATGATGGAAGTGACCTCTTGCAGAAGAATTCATAGTATGGCCAGAGCTTATACTGGTTTATGAGATCTCGTCCACCTCCAAGTTCTTTATGTCCTGAATCCAAGAATTACCAAACAACATTTACTAAGAGAAAAACAGAGTTCTTGCAGGTTTCATGAATTAACACACATGATTGAACATGAAACCCAGATTCAGCAAGTTATCAGCGACTGAATCGCAAAAGAAACATATACAATTTACACTTTAAAATGTTAGAGCATGCCTTAACAGGATTATTATTGATGATCATCTCATGATCATATATGTCCAATAAGCTCTATTTGACTATTTGTTGTATCACTGACTTTAAACCTCGCGAAAATTCTATGATCGTGAGGCTCCAATAAACAGTGAAACTTTTTGGGGTGAAAGCATGCCAAGTTCATTACAAATTTGCAAACTTACCTTGCTCAAGAATCCAATACTAATCAACAACAATTCTATCATTAATCTATGTCTTGACATTCAATAATCAAGAATCAGAAATATTATTAATTCAAGGGTTACACAAATATACTTTCCACGTGACCCTCCTGTAAACGCCATGAATGAATCATTAGAAACCATGTTTTCCAGAAAATACACATGACATATTGACATTGTCAAATTATTCAGAAGAAAAAGAATCAATAGAGCACTTCCTGAGTTCTTACCCATCCCAAATCTCTTGCCTTCAAGATCCATTTTTCAGACAAATCCACAAGCGGCAGCCAAAATGCCGGTACCAATTATGTTTGCAAACACAACCAGCAACCACAGGTAGTTACTGCCTGAAAATTTGGACAAAGATAAAGTTCCCCAGCAATGAAGTTGCACACTTCAACAAAAGCTACCCTAGAATATCATACCAAATACATTATTTTATTTGTATCCATCCACACCAATACCAACATGCATTAGTATTTACAAACTTTAAACGATTGGGGTCAAGTAAAATATATGGTCAATAAAAATCAATCCAATTACTAATAACCAAAACCCTTAAAATGAATCAAGAAAATACCTGAGCACGAAGCAGTGCTAGGGTTTGAGATTATTCGAGGTTATtgtacacaaattttaaaaaggagGTTATTGGGTTCCaagatcttttccttatttcGAAAAGAAGGAAACAAAAGGACTTCTTTTTTGAAATTGGGGATGAAAGAATGCGAACTCGATGAGAACGTAACCTTCTCAGAGACACGGGCTTCCCTTTTTGGAATAGGGTGTAATTGGGTCGGTCCTCGAGGGTTAAAAAGGTAAACACCGAAACTAAAATAAGAGTCTAgcttaaacaaattattttaggAAATGATGCAAAGTTTAGAGATTATTTTTAggctaaatatattttttttttgaaatttgttaaaaaattttaaaaatatctttaagttttattttgttttaattttatcttaaaattttttgtttgtattaaatttatttttaataattaatttttttaaaaaattatgaccaATTTAGTAATAATTCTACAAGAACAATCTTTAACATAAGCAAATCAAACATATTTATCATGCATTATCagaaatatatttgatacaaataaaaaaattttgggacaaaattgaaacaaaataaaatttagggatatttttgaaacttttaacaaatttcagaaacaaaaaatatactttatcattatttttaagagttaatagtcaaatccATCATTGAAAGATCACATATTCTTTATTTTTGTCtctgaatgatttttttaatcaaattagtctctaAATAATGTTTTTAAATCACGTTCATCCCTCTGTTAATTTTTTTACACTACCATTAACGGTTTGCTAACCTAAAACGTGAAGTGACAGCACAACAtagaaaacgacgtcgttttacacTTAACACAGTGTATGATTCTTCTttactctcactctcactttctGCTTCCCTAACTCATGACCTACCATCACGAAGACGAAGAAGATTAGATATCATCCGCAACCATTAAAGTAGTCGTAGAGCATTGTTAATGTGTCCGATCTGAAACTTGGAATATGCTAGATCAACAACACAACAAGCGCTCTTTAACTTCCATTAACCTTGTTCTGGTTCCTATGGAAACTCTCCCGTCTGATAAACCAAGGGTTTTCATCGATGCTTGGTCAAACACAGTAATGGATCGTGAAATTAATGATGCCAACAACAAGAATTCTATTTCACCAATTGGAAAATTgtccctctcttctcttgattTATCAATAGAAAGTGGATATATGCATGAAGAAGTGGGGTTAGGCAGAACCAGAAGAGAACAACACAAGTAATGATAATAAATCTGGCTTCTCGAATTGGCTCACACCATCCCCTTGGGTAGCTTCAATTCGAACCTGTCGTCTCTGGCCAGGAGAATGGTGTCATCTCCATCTGGGGTATTTCATAAGACACTTGCCTCATCGTTCTTCCTTCTTCATATGGAGGAGCTCGAAGCATAGCTACTATGAGAGTGCGATAGCAGAAGTGAAGCGGAGATGGGGGGGCCAACTTTAGAGGTCACACCAGCGtcatcagcagcagcagcagaatCATCGGCGGCAGAAGCAGAGTCAGCGGCGGCAGAAGTAGAGTCAGCGGAGGCAATAGATGCGTCAGCAGCAGCAACGTGAGCAGAGGCATCGGTAGTGAGAGTAGAGGCATGGGTGGAGGCAACGGAAGTAGAGTCGTCGGCGGCGACAGGACCGACCATAACCGAGGCAGTGGCAGCAAAGCCGTTGCCAGGGAGGATGGAAGATTCGCGTAGTGTTCCACATAAAGGAGCAGGAGAAGATGATTAGTGAAGGAGTTCTGGCAAGGAACAGGATCGGGTAGTGGTTAGGATTCGTTTTTCCTGGTTTGGACTGCCTTATTTCTAggccttgacaaaaaaaaaatgtaactGCCACATCATTCTCTATTAGCGCCGTTAGTAAGAAAATAACGGAAAGACTAACGTGATCAGGTCGATTATCTTTTGAggacaaatttgattaatttattttttttgggacAAAAATAGAGATCGAGGTATCTTTAAGGGaccattttgactattaactcttatttttaatatggataaTATTTGTGGGTTATGTAGCTATATTTTATCATGGTATGTGAtagttatcagtggctaagagaagggatgTTGAATCTTAGCTTCCTTTTCTGCTGAATATTACTTTTGCGTTTTCAAAGAAACTTAGgagatatttttacttttgtctcgtatcaagttgagagacattttcattttatcTCCTAAGTAACATAAACAGAAGTGAAGTAGAGAAGAGAGAGTAACACCCAAATGTATCCTAGTTCAGCTACTTAGTGTAATGTAGcgtacatccagtctccatcacaacagtgatggaatttcactatctttcaacaagattacattcaccaattcttcctaggatctacccaatcctatctgggacaaatctaGATTCTAACCCCGATCTGAATTTGACTAGACCCCAATCTAGCTTTTAACAgtaaagtgctaacctaacttgcAAGAGAATTCCCACAGGATCATGACACAAAACAGAAAGATGTACAAAGCAAATCTAAGACATCTTATGGCTTTTTCTCACAGTTTATTTCACTGCCTTTTACCTCTCATTGGATTTTTCTTACAAAGctcaccatgtttgcctttttcaaTAAGACTTAGACAGACTAAACTGAGAAAACGAAAATACTAAATGAAcaacatgaaggagaagaactcaatcaacttgggtagctatgagaattgAACTATGTGTTTTCACTTACTCTCCTTGCCTTCAACCCTTGGTcgttcacccttaatatagaatagtgaagcttccaaggttgaatcaCATTCAACCCTAACACTGTAAACCCCgaaaaattagcgaataattaatcaataaattattttttaataaaaaaattagaaatataaattttatagtttaataagatagaactaattaaaataataattttaacaccaattttaaagaatttagccCAAGATTTGACCAAACGGGCTGAACTGATCGAATCAGACCCGAACTGGGTCCATGGGCCCAACCAAATCACTAACTTAAGTGAGCTTCAGCTCATTTCCTCTCTCCCACATGCAAGAAACGCATAAACACAGCCAAGAAAGGGGGAAAAACATTCCAAGGTTCTAAAACCTTGGCATTGATTCAAATCCACATAACTTTTCGCTCCGATctccgatcgccgcactgttTACGGCCACGCGTCCGCAGTGACGAACTTTACAAAGTCCAGTACATTGCAAGGTGAGGAAACTACATTCTtagcttctattttcttttctccaATTCGAAAATTTGGTAGTTTTGGGTGTTGAGATTCTTGGTTAATTTGGTATTTTAGGATCAAATTGACTTGAGGAATTGATGGGCTTTTGCTAAATTGAGACTCATACAAGGTAAGGATCCTCAACCCTAGTAAATCTCTTAGTTGTAATCTTGGTATTAATTGTGTATGTATGGGTGCAATGATATGATATAGGTGTGTATATATGTAAATTGGAGGCTTGGTTTGGATCTTGATTGCGGAATTTTGGAGTTGAAGGCTTGTAATTTTGCCTAAGTGGGTTGTCTTAGGATATATGAgaaaatcagccaaggtatgatttaggtttctcatatttaatatataatgtcttgtgaaaacttaggctagacgacttaggataagttgaattataAGTGTTGGAATTTATTTGGTGGGTTAGTTGGCATTGCATGTTTGGTTTATTGAGAAATGATAAATTGTTGGTCTTATGGTATGAATATAGTTGATGTGGTAAGGAGGCTAATGAATGATGACTTTGATGGTGGTAAAGGTAATTGTTAATTGTGGATATGttaatgattatgattgtgaTGCCATTATTGAAAATGTTGGAAGAAAATGCATGTAAGGTTGAGGTATGCTTGGTTTTGATAGAATGTGGGGTTAGGATACTGAATTGAAAGGTTGTGGTGCTGTTTGTATGTTTAGAGTGTTAGTATTGAGTTGAGTTGGTGATAATAAAGGTTTATGAATTTtcgtaaaaaaatttatttttggccgaacttcgatgagccataacttggctttcggactcctaaattgtttcaaacttatttcatataaaaattgggttcgtgaagtttacgccgttcaaagaacgaatgaaaaatgttctaaaacgaaaaagttatgcgcgtcggaaaTTTGGTATGTAAAGCTAAATTTCTGCAGACTTAGCCATTTTTGACTGATCTACGTTGTATGCGTACGCGAACCCCCTCCATACGCAAAGGATCACCTCTGTCTGGCATGTATGCGTATGCGAGAATGTGTATGCATACGCATGATGGGCCAAACGCACTCCCACACGTAAGCGTGGCTCCTACTTCAACAAACTTagattttgtgttttaaagcttaatttcaaacctctaaacctctatttttattctCTTAACCCTAGATCTTagtagtatgcctagtaatgagatgAAACTAGAAATAGGTGGTAACTTAGAGACGAAGAAAGGTTGAGAAGTGATGATTTAGGTATGAGGAGGTAgggtgcatatatatataaatatatatatatatatatatatatatatatatatatatatatatatatatatatatatatatatatatatatatatatactacttaAATTATGAAACTTGCTAAAGAAATGAATAAATGTTACATCCGAGTactctttctcgaaagtgcgaccccaggagatggtggaaggtaaggatccccttccttgttcctc
This genomic window contains:
- the LOC112734798 gene encoding phospholipase A1-Igamma1, chloroplastic-like, producing MALSSSAVIHNHMNMKRFNMVRVHQELTLEIPKSKRPIRATHLAESICNVLHHPPSRSIDLLRYHEEKLSTPTMSPREDISQKWRQIHGCSNWENILDPLHPCLRREILKYGEFAQATYDAFDYDSLSQYCGSCRYNRNKLFQKLGLSRNGYAVTKYIYAMSHIDLPRWLERSLVADTWSRDSNWIGYVAVSDDQETRRIGRRDIVVAWRGTVAPCEWYEDFQRKLDPIGKKGAKVEHGFLSIYTSKSDTTRYNKSSASDQVMKEITKLVKFYEQKGEEVSVTITGHSLGGALALLNAYEAAYKVPNNVPISVISFGAPRVGNITFKQELEEMGVKTLRVVVKQDWVHRMPGLVFNEAFKVFDEITSLEWVYTHVGAELKLDVGSSPYLKGGGMNLSGFHSLETYLHLVDGYLSSETPFRNEAKRDVALVNKYCDMLVDELRIPQSWYQLANKGLVCNDHGRWVKPKRDPDDIPSHHDDLLVPDGTQTYMMTLVSS
- the LOC112734799 gene encoding probable mediator of RNA polymerase II transcription subunit 19b codes for the protein MDLEGKRFGMGHKELGGGRDLINQYKLWPYYEFFCKRSLPSSISDTHYLHNVVGDKKIRKGEGMGLHQFCKNTNTSERKASLHPFELDVLNEAFHMREMGPMHLSTSQKGLRTAKPKSEKQSKGNKMEKIEDKTVDRKDEKHSKHKVHEVKDGSCIENNVIRRHDSHSLQLKNQQDKKRRAETSNDPSVCKRPPNTRK